The Prosthecobacter debontii genome includes a window with the following:
- a CDS encoding H-type lectin domain-containing protein, whose translation MNTSSLPWKVLSAQAGASVLTDGWNLATLEADVEVTRSFSVEVVFDAPFQSAPVVHIGLTGFDVDQRDSARLKVQATSISESGFNAVISTWSNTRVYAVEFQWMAIGA comes from the coding sequence ATGAATACATCCTCCCTGCCCTGGAAAGTTCTCTCTGCTCAAGCCGGTGCCAGCGTTTTGACGGATGGCTGGAACTTGGCCACCCTCGAGGCCGATGTCGAAGTGACCCGCAGCTTCAGCGTTGAAGTCGTGTTCGATGCCCCATTCCAATCCGCCCCAGTCGTCCACATCGGTCTGACAGGTTTTGATGTCGATCAAAGGGACAGTGCAAGACTCAAGGTTCAGGCAACTTCCATCTCCGAGTCCGGCTTCAACGCAGTCATCTCGACTTGGTCAAACACCCGTGTTTATGCTGTGGAGTTTCAGTGGATGGCTATTGGGGCTTGA